A genome region from Tursiops truncatus isolate mTurTru1 chromosome 15, mTurTru1.mat.Y, whole genome shotgun sequence includes the following:
- the PGAP6 gene encoding post-GPI attachment to proteins factor 6 isoform X4 — protein sequence MWGHSADASNLLRVPSHAPPFLSLNQDPRGPRGPAPPFAPIPPSAPRVPRPSTPSRPASPTCALSRARVPHQSGPPSDPFSLRALLVPASTPAPRRPPPRTLLQIAFPARSPSPAQRRAPGAALRPSSRRGGASQAEVPGAPAAGTGLDDGNPGQRRRLGPQWRPWLPERRRGWAAGYAGRLAPGRARSHAPGWDRDRGCVGGGGAGGCAAAAAAAARSVPACRRRRRPKERYFRYGAPPVINPLGTSFPDNTSVQPSFFLKMLHSNASINISHPAPGDWFVAAHLPPSSHKIEVKGFVPTCAYIFQPDMLVVRVVEVSILEPDVPLPQTLLSHPSYLKVFVPEYTQELRLELQGCASNGSLGCPVRLTVGLATLPGNFQKVLTCSGPTQACHLLLPSPPWDRWLQVTAKSLAGPRVSVAFSAVAALTACRPWSVNFQHLLQSSPNQSSNASTGLLPPTPSYQDLDRRGRVGGGSFCLRSFPVLREDVDVVSVRFQPLDRVSVLVQSDMPSVMRLNLNTGMDSGGSLTISMRVNKTAIANTSVVACVTAASPLLSFNASLSCTTAFFQGHPLSLSASSPTANLIIPYPETDNWYLSLQLMCPERPEECEQASVLVETTLNLVPCLNDCGPYGQCLLLRRHGYLYAGCSCKAGWRGWSCTDNSTAQTAAQQKAAALLLTLSNLVFLAPIAISVHRSLLVEASVYAYTMFFSTFYHACDQPGEAVLCILNYDTLQYCDFLGSGVSIWVTVLCMARLKAALKYVLFLLGALVFAMSLQLDRRAAWNTMGPCLFAIVVMVTMWVYRCGRRRHCYPPSWQRWVFYLLPGISMAAVAITIYTSMMTSDNYYYTHSIWHMLLAGSAAFLLPPREQHTKPWACSQKLTCHYEICKNHRDELYTVT from the exons ATGTGGGGACACTCCGCGGACGCTTCGAATCTCCTGCGCGTTCCAAGTCACGCCCCACCATTTCTCTCTCTGAACCAAGACCCCCGCGGCCCCCGGGGTCCCGCGCCACCCTTCGCCCCCATTCCTCCCTCCGCCCCACGTGTCCCGAGACCCTCCACTCCATCCCGCCCCGCCTCCCCCACCTGCGCACTGTCGCGGGCCCGAGTCCCCCACCAGTCCGGACCTCCCTCCGACCCATTTTCCCTGCGCGCCCTCTTGGTCCCCGCATCGACCCCCGCCCCGCGTCGACCCCCGCCCCGCACCCTCCTTCAGATCGCCTTCCCCGCGCGCTCCCCGAGCCCAGCTCAGCGCCGTGCGCCCGGCGCCGCTCTCCGGCCCAGCTCCCGGCGGGGCGGGGCCTCTCAGGCGGAAGTGCCCGGGGCGCCGGCGGCTGGGACCGGCCTGGACGATGGGAACCCAGGGCAGAGGCGGCGGCTGGGGCCGCAGTGGCGGCCGTGGCTGCCCGAGCGGCGGCGGGGGTGGGCGGCCGGGTACGCGGGTCGGCTAGCGCCGGGCCGAGCGCGGAGCCATGCGCCAGGCTGGGACCGGGACCGGGGGTGCGTTGGTGGCGGTGGTGCCGGTGGCtgtgccgctgctgctgctgctgctgctcgcTCGGTCCCCGCCTGCCGCCGCCGGCGACGGCCAAAAGAGCG GTACTTCCGCTATGGTGCCCCTCCCGTCATCAACCCACTGGGCACCAGCTTCCCTGACAACACCTCCGTTCAGCCCTCCTTCTTCCTCAAGATGCTGCACAGCAACGCCTCCATCAACATCTCCCACCCAGCACCCGGGGACTGGTTTGTGGCCGCCCACCTGCCCCCTTCATCCCATAAGATTGAGGTGAAG GGCTTTGTTCCCACCTGTGCCTACATCTTCCAGCCTGACATGCTGGTCGTGCGAGTGGTCGAGGTCTCCATCCTGGAGCCTGACGTGCCTCTTCCACAGacccttctctcccaccccagctACCTCAA GGTCTTCGTCCCCGAGTACACCCAGGAGCTGCGGCTGGAGCTGCAGGGCTGTGCGTCCAATGGGAGCCTGGGCTGCCCTGTGCGCCTCACCGTGGGCTTGGCCACCCTGCCTGGAAACTTCCAGAAGGTGCTCACCTGCAGCGGCCCCACCCAGGCCTGCCACCTGCTGCTGCCCTCACCACCCTGGGACCGGTGGCTGCAAGTGACGGCCAAGAGCCTTGCCGGGCCCCGGGTGTCCGTGGCTTTCAGTGCTGTGGCTGCCCTCACAG CCTGCAGGCCGTGGAGTGTGAACTTCCAGCACCTTCTGCAGAGCAGCCCAAACCAAAGCAGCAACGCCTCCACTGGTCTGCTGCCCCCGACCCCCAGCTACCAGGACCTGGACCGGAGGGGCAGGGTGGGCGGCGGCTCCTTCTGCCTCAGGAGCTTCCCCGTCCTGCGGGAAGACGTGGACGTGGTATCTGTGCGCTTCCAGCCCCTGGACAGGGTCTCGGTGCTCGTGCAGTCGGACATGCCCTCGGTGATGCGGCTGAACCTCAACACAGGCATGGACAGCGGGGGCTCCCTCACCATCTCCATGCGGGTCAACAAG ACTGCGATTGCCAACACCTCAGTGGTAGCCTGTGTGACTGCTGCCTCACCCTTGCTCAGCTTCAACGCTTCGCTCAGCTGCACCACAG CCTTCTTCCAGGGCCACCCCCTGTCTCTGAGTGCCTCTTCTCCCACGGCCAACCTCATCATCCCCTACCCAGAGACAGACAACTGGTACCTCTCCCTGCAGCTCATGTGCCCTGAGAGACCTGA GGAGTGTGAGCAGGCCTCGGTCCTCGTGGAGACCACCTTGAACTTGGTGCCCTGCTTGAATGACTGTGGACCCTACGGCCAGTGCCTCCTGCTGCGCAGACATGGCTACCTGTATGCGGGCTGCAGCTGCAAGGCAG GCTGGCGTGGGTGGAGCTGCACAGACAACAGCACAGCCCAGACGGCGGCCCAGCAGAAGGCGGCCGCCCTCTTGCTTACCCTGAGCAACCTCGTGTTCCTGGCCCCCATCGCCATCTCCGTGCACCGCTCCCTCCTGGTGGAGGCCTCCGTCTACGCCTACACCATGTTCTTCTCCACG TTCTACCATGCCTGCGACCAGCCGGGTGAAGCGGTGCTGTGCATCCTCAACTATGACACACTGCAGTACTGCGACTTCCTGGGCTCTGGAGTGTCCATCTGGGTCACCGTCCTCTGCATGGCCCGGCTGAAGGCTGCCCTGAAATAC GTTCTGTTTCTCCTGGGCGCTCTGGTCTTCGCCATGTCCTTGCAGCTGGACCGCAGGGCCGCCTGGAACACAATGGGGCCTTGCCTCTTTGCCATTGTGGTCATGGTCACCATGTGG GTGTACCGCTGCGGGCGCCGGCGCCACTGCTACCCCCCCTCCTGGCAACGCTGGGTCTTCTACCTCCTGCCCGGCATCTCCATGGCCGCTGTGGCCATCACCATCTACACTTCCATGATGACCAGCGACAACTATTACTATACCCACAGCATCTGGCACATGCTGCTGGCAGGGAGCGCAGCCTTCTTGCTGCCACCACGTGAACAGCACACCAAGCCCTGGGCCTGCTCCCAGAAGCTCACCTGCCACTATGAGATCTGCAAGAACCACCGGGACGAGCTGTACACAGTGACATGA
- the PGAP6 gene encoding post-GPI attachment to proteins factor 6 isoform X8 — protein MRQAGTGTGGALVAVVPVAVPLLLLLLLARSPPAAAGDGQKSDARLVSEQFSQAPQKLAFYSWYGSARLFHFRVPPDTVLLRWLLQVSRGSGPTCTNVEITVYFRYGAPPVINPLGTSFPDNTSVQPSFFLKMLHSNASINISHPAPGDWFVAAHLPPSSHKIEVKGFVPTCAYIFQPDMLVVRVVEVSILEPDVPLPQTLLSHPSYLKVFVPEYTQELRLELQGCASNGSLGCPVRLTVGLATLPGNFQKVLTCSGPTQACHLLLPSPPWDRWLQVTAKSLAGPRVSVAFSAVAALTACRPWSVNFQHLLQSSPNQSSNASTGLLPPTPSYQDLDRRGRVGGGSFCLRSFPVLREDVDVVSVRFQPLDRVSVLVQSDMPSVMRLNLNTGMDSGGSLTISMRVNKTAIANTSVVACVTAASPLLSFNASLSCTTAFFQGHPLSLSASSPTANLIIPYPETDNWYLSLQLMCPERPEECEQASVLVETTLNLVPCLNDCGPYGQCLLLRRHGYLYAGCSCKAGWRGWSCTDNSTAQTAAQQKAAALLLTLSNLVFLAPIAISVHRSLLVEASVYAYTMFFSTFYHACDQPGEAVLCILNYDTLQYCDFLGSGVSIWVTVLCMARLKAALKYVLFLLGALVFAMSLQLDRRAAWNTMGPCLFAIVVMVTMWVYRCGRRRHCYPPSWQRWVFYLLPGISMAAVAITIYTSMMTSDNYYYTHSIWHMLLAGSAAFLLPPREQHTKPWACSQKLTCHYEICKNHRDELYTVT, from the exons ATGCGCCAGGCTGGGACCGGGACCGGGGGTGCGTTGGTGGCGGTGGTGCCGGTGGCtgtgccgctgctgctgctgctgctgctcgcTCGGTCCCCGCCTGCCGCCGCCGGCGACGGCCAAAAGAGCG ATGCCAGGCTGGTGTCGGAGCAGTTTTCGCAGGCCCCGCAGAAGCTGGCTTTCTACAGCTGGTATGGCAGCGCCAGGCTCTTCCACTTCCGGGTACCCCCAGACACAGTGCTGCTGCGCTGGCTGCTGCAGGTGTCCAGGGGCAGTGGCCCCACCTGCACCAACGTGGAGATCACCGT GTACTTCCGCTATGGTGCCCCTCCCGTCATCAACCCACTGGGCACCAGCTTCCCTGACAACACCTCCGTTCAGCCCTCCTTCTTCCTCAAGATGCTGCACAGCAACGCCTCCATCAACATCTCCCACCCAGCACCCGGGGACTGGTTTGTGGCCGCCCACCTGCCCCCTTCATCCCATAAGATTGAGGTGAAG GGCTTTGTTCCCACCTGTGCCTACATCTTCCAGCCTGACATGCTGGTCGTGCGAGTGGTCGAGGTCTCCATCCTGGAGCCTGACGTGCCTCTTCCACAGacccttctctcccaccccagctACCTCAA GGTCTTCGTCCCCGAGTACACCCAGGAGCTGCGGCTGGAGCTGCAGGGCTGTGCGTCCAATGGGAGCCTGGGCTGCCCTGTGCGCCTCACCGTGGGCTTGGCCACCCTGCCTGGAAACTTCCAGAAGGTGCTCACCTGCAGCGGCCCCACCCAGGCCTGCCACCTGCTGCTGCCCTCACCACCCTGGGACCGGTGGCTGCAAGTGACGGCCAAGAGCCTTGCCGGGCCCCGGGTGTCCGTGGCTTTCAGTGCTGTGGCTGCCCTCACAG CCTGCAGGCCGTGGAGTGTGAACTTCCAGCACCTTCTGCAGAGCAGCCCAAACCAAAGCAGCAACGCCTCCACTGGTCTGCTGCCCCCGACCCCCAGCTACCAGGACCTGGACCGGAGGGGCAGGGTGGGCGGCGGCTCCTTCTGCCTCAGGAGCTTCCCCGTCCTGCGGGAAGACGTGGACGTGGTATCTGTGCGCTTCCAGCCCCTGGACAGGGTCTCGGTGCTCGTGCAGTCGGACATGCCCTCGGTGATGCGGCTGAACCTCAACACAGGCATGGACAGCGGGGGCTCCCTCACCATCTCCATGCGGGTCAACAAG ACTGCGATTGCCAACACCTCAGTGGTAGCCTGTGTGACTGCTGCCTCACCCTTGCTCAGCTTCAACGCTTCGCTCAGCTGCACCACAG CCTTCTTCCAGGGCCACCCCCTGTCTCTGAGTGCCTCTTCTCCCACGGCCAACCTCATCATCCCCTACCCAGAGACAGACAACTGGTACCTCTCCCTGCAGCTCATGTGCCCTGAGAGACCTGA GGAGTGTGAGCAGGCCTCGGTCCTCGTGGAGACCACCTTGAACTTGGTGCCCTGCTTGAATGACTGTGGACCCTACGGCCAGTGCCTCCTGCTGCGCAGACATGGCTACCTGTATGCGGGCTGCAGCTGCAAGGCAG GCTGGCGTGGGTGGAGCTGCACAGACAACAGCACAGCCCAGACGGCGGCCCAGCAGAAGGCGGCCGCCCTCTTGCTTACCCTGAGCAACCTCGTGTTCCTGGCCCCCATCGCCATCTCCGTGCACCGCTCCCTCCTGGTGGAGGCCTCCGTCTACGCCTACACCATGTTCTTCTCCACG TTCTACCATGCCTGCGACCAGCCGGGTGAAGCGGTGCTGTGCATCCTCAACTATGACACACTGCAGTACTGCGACTTCCTGGGCTCTGGAGTGTCCATCTGGGTCACCGTCCTCTGCATGGCCCGGCTGAAGGCTGCCCTGAAATAC GTTCTGTTTCTCCTGGGCGCTCTGGTCTTCGCCATGTCCTTGCAGCTGGACCGCAGGGCCGCCTGGAACACAATGGGGCCTTGCCTCTTTGCCATTGTGGTCATGGTCACCATGTGG GTGTACCGCTGCGGGCGCCGGCGCCACTGCTACCCCCCCTCCTGGCAACGCTGGGTCTTCTACCTCCTGCCCGGCATCTCCATGGCCGCTGTGGCCATCACCATCTACACTTCCATGATGACCAGCGACAACTATTACTATACCCACAGCATCTGGCACATGCTGCTGGCAGGGAGCGCAGCCTTCTTGCTGCCACCACGTGAACAGCACACCAAGCCCTGGGCCTGCTCCCAGAAGCTCACCTGCCACTATGAGATCTGCAAGAACCACCGGGACGAGCTGTACACAGTGACATGA
- the PGAP6 gene encoding post-GPI attachment to proteins factor 6 isoform X6, with translation MRQAGTGTGGALVAVVPVAVPLLLLLLLARSPPAAAGDGQKSDARLVSEQFSQAPQKLAFYSWYGSARLFHFRVPPDTVLLRWLLQVSRGSGPTCTNVEITVYFRYGAPPVINPLGTSFPDNTSVQPSFFLKMLHSNASINISHPAPGDWFVAAHLPPSSHKIEVKGFVPTCAYIFQPDMLVVRVVEVSILEPDVPLPQTLLSHPSYLKVFVPEYTQELRLELQGCASNGSLGCPVRLTVGLATLPGNFQKVLTCSGPTQACHLLLPSPPWDRWLQVTAKSLAGPRVSVAFSAVAALTACRPWSVNFQHLLQSSPNQSSNASTGLLPPTPSYQDLDRRGRVGGGSFCLRSFPVLREDVDVVSVRFQPLDRVSVLVQSDMPSVMRLNLNTGMDSGGSLTISMRVNKTAIANTSVVACVTAASPLLSFNASLSCTTGIGGIRPRDQQALWLPMTRPSSSPAAFFQGHPLSLSASSPTANLIIPYPETDNWYLSLQLMCPERPEECEQASVLVETTLNLVPCLNDCGPYGQCLLLRRHGYLYAGCSCKAGWRGWSCTDNSTAQTAAQQKAAALLLTLSNLVFLAPIAISVHRSLLVEASVYAYTMFFSTFYHACDQPGEAVLCILNYDTLQYCDFLGSGVSIWVTVLCMARLKAALKYVLFLLGALVFAMSLQLDRRAAWNTMGPCLFAIVVMVTMWVYRCGRRRHCYPPSWQRWVFYLLPGISMAAVAITIYTSMMTSDNYYYTHSIWHMLLAGSAAFLLPPREQHTKPWACSQKLTCHYEICKNHRDELYTVT, from the exons ATGCGCCAGGCTGGGACCGGGACCGGGGGTGCGTTGGTGGCGGTGGTGCCGGTGGCtgtgccgctgctgctgctgctgctgctcgcTCGGTCCCCGCCTGCCGCCGCCGGCGACGGCCAAAAGAGCG ATGCCAGGCTGGTGTCGGAGCAGTTTTCGCAGGCCCCGCAGAAGCTGGCTTTCTACAGCTGGTATGGCAGCGCCAGGCTCTTCCACTTCCGGGTACCCCCAGACACAGTGCTGCTGCGCTGGCTGCTGCAGGTGTCCAGGGGCAGTGGCCCCACCTGCACCAACGTGGAGATCACCGT GTACTTCCGCTATGGTGCCCCTCCCGTCATCAACCCACTGGGCACCAGCTTCCCTGACAACACCTCCGTTCAGCCCTCCTTCTTCCTCAAGATGCTGCACAGCAACGCCTCCATCAACATCTCCCACCCAGCACCCGGGGACTGGTTTGTGGCCGCCCACCTGCCCCCTTCATCCCATAAGATTGAGGTGAAG GGCTTTGTTCCCACCTGTGCCTACATCTTCCAGCCTGACATGCTGGTCGTGCGAGTGGTCGAGGTCTCCATCCTGGAGCCTGACGTGCCTCTTCCACAGacccttctctcccaccccagctACCTCAA GGTCTTCGTCCCCGAGTACACCCAGGAGCTGCGGCTGGAGCTGCAGGGCTGTGCGTCCAATGGGAGCCTGGGCTGCCCTGTGCGCCTCACCGTGGGCTTGGCCACCCTGCCTGGAAACTTCCAGAAGGTGCTCACCTGCAGCGGCCCCACCCAGGCCTGCCACCTGCTGCTGCCCTCACCACCCTGGGACCGGTGGCTGCAAGTGACGGCCAAGAGCCTTGCCGGGCCCCGGGTGTCCGTGGCTTTCAGTGCTGTGGCTGCCCTCACAG CCTGCAGGCCGTGGAGTGTGAACTTCCAGCACCTTCTGCAGAGCAGCCCAAACCAAAGCAGCAACGCCTCCACTGGTCTGCTGCCCCCGACCCCCAGCTACCAGGACCTGGACCGGAGGGGCAGGGTGGGCGGCGGCTCCTTCTGCCTCAGGAGCTTCCCCGTCCTGCGGGAAGACGTGGACGTGGTATCTGTGCGCTTCCAGCCCCTGGACAGGGTCTCGGTGCTCGTGCAGTCGGACATGCCCTCGGTGATGCGGCTGAACCTCAACACAGGCATGGACAGCGGGGGCTCCCTCACCATCTCCATGCGGGTCAACAAG ACTGCGATTGCCAACACCTCAGTGGTAGCCTGTGTGACTGCTGCCTCACCCTTGCTCAGCTTCAACGCTTCGCTCAGCTGCACCACAGGTATAGGTGGCATCCGGCCCAGGGACCAGCAGGCCCTCTGGCTCCCTATGACCAGgccttcctcctcccctgcagCCTTCTTCCAGGGCCACCCCCTGTCTCTGAGTGCCTCTTCTCCCACGGCCAACCTCATCATCCCCTACCCAGAGACAGACAACTGGTACCTCTCCCTGCAGCTCATGTGCCCTGAGAGACCTGA GGAGTGTGAGCAGGCCTCGGTCCTCGTGGAGACCACCTTGAACTTGGTGCCCTGCTTGAATGACTGTGGACCCTACGGCCAGTGCCTCCTGCTGCGCAGACATGGCTACCTGTATGCGGGCTGCAGCTGCAAGGCAG GCTGGCGTGGGTGGAGCTGCACAGACAACAGCACAGCCCAGACGGCGGCCCAGCAGAAGGCGGCCGCCCTCTTGCTTACCCTGAGCAACCTCGTGTTCCTGGCCCCCATCGCCATCTCCGTGCACCGCTCCCTCCTGGTGGAGGCCTCCGTCTACGCCTACACCATGTTCTTCTCCACG TTCTACCATGCCTGCGACCAGCCGGGTGAAGCGGTGCTGTGCATCCTCAACTATGACACACTGCAGTACTGCGACTTCCTGGGCTCTGGAGTGTCCATCTGGGTCACCGTCCTCTGCATGGCCCGGCTGAAGGCTGCCCTGAAATAC GTTCTGTTTCTCCTGGGCGCTCTGGTCTTCGCCATGTCCTTGCAGCTGGACCGCAGGGCCGCCTGGAACACAATGGGGCCTTGCCTCTTTGCCATTGTGGTCATGGTCACCATGTGG GTGTACCGCTGCGGGCGCCGGCGCCACTGCTACCCCCCCTCCTGGCAACGCTGGGTCTTCTACCTCCTGCCCGGCATCTCCATGGCCGCTGTGGCCATCACCATCTACACTTCCATGATGACCAGCGACAACTATTACTATACCCACAGCATCTGGCACATGCTGCTGGCAGGGAGCGCAGCCTTCTTGCTGCCACCACGTGAACAGCACACCAAGCCCTGGGCCTGCTCCCAGAAGCTCACCTGCCACTATGAGATCTGCAAGAACCACCGGGACGAGCTGTACACAGTGACATGA
- the PGAP6 gene encoding post-GPI attachment to proteins factor 6 isoform X7, with translation MASLAPSLWPRPGMRASIFSPGEGDPGHPGPADSAFSADARLVSEQFSQAPQKLAFYSWYGSARLFHFRVPPDTVLLRWLLQVSRGSGPTCTNVEITVYFRYGAPPVINPLGTSFPDNTSVQPSFFLKMLHSNASINISHPAPGDWFVAAHLPPSSHKIEVKGFVPTCAYIFQPDMLVVRVVEVSILEPDVPLPQTLLSHPSYLKVFVPEYTQELRLELQGCASNGSLGCPVRLTVGLATLPGNFQKVLTCSGPTQACHLLLPSPPWDRWLQVTAKSLAGPRVSVAFSAVAALTACRPWSVNFQHLLQSSPNQSSNASTGLLPPTPSYQDLDRRGRVGGGSFCLRSFPVLREDVDVVSVRFQPLDRVSVLVQSDMPSVMRLNLNTGMDSGGSLTISMRVNKTAIANTSVVACVTAASPLLSFNASLSCTTGIGGIRPRDQQALWLPMTRPSSSPAAFFQGHPLSLSASSPTANLIIPYPETDNWYLSLQLMCPERPEECEQASVLVETTLNLVPCLNDCGPYGQCLLLRRHGYLYAGCSCKAGWRGWSCTDNSTAQTAAQQKAAALLLTLSNLVFLAPIAISVHRSLLVEASVYAYTMFFSTFYHACDQPGEAVLCILNYDTLQYCDFLGSGVSIWVTVLCMARLKAALKYVLFLLGALVFAMSLQLDRRAAWNTMGPCLFAIVVMVTMWVYRCGRRRHCYPPSWQRWVFYLLPGISMAAVAITIYTSMMTSDNYYYTHSIWHMLLAGSAAFLLPPREQHTKPWACSQKLTCHYEICKNHRDELYTVT, from the exons ATGGCTTCCCTCGCCCCTTCTCTCTGGCCCAGGCCAGGCATGAGGGCCTCCATCTTCTCCCCAGGGGAGGGGGATCCTGGGCACCCTGGCCCGGCTGACAGCGCCTTCTCCGCAGATGCCAGGCTGGTGTCGGAGCAGTTTTCGCAGGCCCCGCAGAAGCTGGCTTTCTACAGCTGGTATGGCAGCGCCAGGCTCTTCCACTTCCGGGTACCCCCAGACACAGTGCTGCTGCGCTGGCTGCTGCAGGTGTCCAGGGGCAGTGGCCCCACCTGCACCAACGTGGAGATCACCGT GTACTTCCGCTATGGTGCCCCTCCCGTCATCAACCCACTGGGCACCAGCTTCCCTGACAACACCTCCGTTCAGCCCTCCTTCTTCCTCAAGATGCTGCACAGCAACGCCTCCATCAACATCTCCCACCCAGCACCCGGGGACTGGTTTGTGGCCGCCCACCTGCCCCCTTCATCCCATAAGATTGAGGTGAAG GGCTTTGTTCCCACCTGTGCCTACATCTTCCAGCCTGACATGCTGGTCGTGCGAGTGGTCGAGGTCTCCATCCTGGAGCCTGACGTGCCTCTTCCACAGacccttctctcccaccccagctACCTCAA GGTCTTCGTCCCCGAGTACACCCAGGAGCTGCGGCTGGAGCTGCAGGGCTGTGCGTCCAATGGGAGCCTGGGCTGCCCTGTGCGCCTCACCGTGGGCTTGGCCACCCTGCCTGGAAACTTCCAGAAGGTGCTCACCTGCAGCGGCCCCACCCAGGCCTGCCACCTGCTGCTGCCCTCACCACCCTGGGACCGGTGGCTGCAAGTGACGGCCAAGAGCCTTGCCGGGCCCCGGGTGTCCGTGGCTTTCAGTGCTGTGGCTGCCCTCACAG CCTGCAGGCCGTGGAGTGTGAACTTCCAGCACCTTCTGCAGAGCAGCCCAAACCAAAGCAGCAACGCCTCCACTGGTCTGCTGCCCCCGACCCCCAGCTACCAGGACCTGGACCGGAGGGGCAGGGTGGGCGGCGGCTCCTTCTGCCTCAGGAGCTTCCCCGTCCTGCGGGAAGACGTGGACGTGGTATCTGTGCGCTTCCAGCCCCTGGACAGGGTCTCGGTGCTCGTGCAGTCGGACATGCCCTCGGTGATGCGGCTGAACCTCAACACAGGCATGGACAGCGGGGGCTCCCTCACCATCTCCATGCGGGTCAACAAG ACTGCGATTGCCAACACCTCAGTGGTAGCCTGTGTGACTGCTGCCTCACCCTTGCTCAGCTTCAACGCTTCGCTCAGCTGCACCACAGGTATAGGTGGCATCCGGCCCAGGGACCAGCAGGCCCTCTGGCTCCCTATGACCAGgccttcctcctcccctgcagCCTTCTTCCAGGGCCACCCCCTGTCTCTGAGTGCCTCTTCTCCCACGGCCAACCTCATCATCCCCTACCCAGAGACAGACAACTGGTACCTCTCCCTGCAGCTCATGTGCCCTGAGAGACCTGA GGAGTGTGAGCAGGCCTCGGTCCTCGTGGAGACCACCTTGAACTTGGTGCCCTGCTTGAATGACTGTGGACCCTACGGCCAGTGCCTCCTGCTGCGCAGACATGGCTACCTGTATGCGGGCTGCAGCTGCAAGGCAG GCTGGCGTGGGTGGAGCTGCACAGACAACAGCACAGCCCAGACGGCGGCCCAGCAGAAGGCGGCCGCCCTCTTGCTTACCCTGAGCAACCTCGTGTTCCTGGCCCCCATCGCCATCTCCGTGCACCGCTCCCTCCTGGTGGAGGCCTCCGTCTACGCCTACACCATGTTCTTCTCCACG TTCTACCATGCCTGCGACCAGCCGGGTGAAGCGGTGCTGTGCATCCTCAACTATGACACACTGCAGTACTGCGACTTCCTGGGCTCTGGAGTGTCCATCTGGGTCACCGTCCTCTGCATGGCCCGGCTGAAGGCTGCCCTGAAATAC GTTCTGTTTCTCCTGGGCGCTCTGGTCTTCGCCATGTCCTTGCAGCTGGACCGCAGGGCCGCCTGGAACACAATGGGGCCTTGCCTCTTTGCCATTGTGGTCATGGTCACCATGTGG GTGTACCGCTGCGGGCGCCGGCGCCACTGCTACCCCCCCTCCTGGCAACGCTGGGTCTTCTACCTCCTGCCCGGCATCTCCATGGCCGCTGTGGCCATCACCATCTACACTTCCATGATGACCAGCGACAACTATTACTATACCCACAGCATCTGGCACATGCTGCTGGCAGGGAGCGCAGCCTTCTTGCTGCCACCACGTGAACAGCACACCAAGCCCTGGGCCTGCTCCCAGAAGCTCACCTGCCACTATGAGATCTGCAAGAACCACCGGGACGAGCTGTACACAGTGACATGA